The following are from one region of the Edwardsiella tarda ATCC 15947 = NBRC 105688 genome:
- the nikB gene encoding nickel ABC transporter permease subunit NikB: MWRYVVRRLLLLIPMIFAASLLIFLMLRLGTGDPALDYLRLSNLPPTPEMVASTRAMLGLDQPLWMQYAHWLWRALQLDFGLSYATQRPVLDDVLGFLPATLLLAGAALLLILLISIPLGIWAARHRDRLPDFIVRLIAFLGVSMPNFWLAFLLVMLFAVYLQWLPAMGYGSWRHLILPAASIAFMSLAINARLLRASMLEVAGQRHVTWARLRGLDRRQTERRHILRNAALPIVTAVGMHIGELIGGTMIIENIFAWPGVGRYAVSAIFNRDYPVIQCFTLIMVVVFVLCNLAVDLLNAALDPRIRRHEGAPA; encoded by the coding sequence ATGTGGCGTTACGTTGTGCGGCGACTGCTGCTGTTAATCCCGATGATCTTCGCCGCCTCGCTACTCATCTTCCTGATGCTGCGCCTGGGGACCGGCGATCCGGCGCTCGACTACCTGCGCCTCTCCAATCTCCCGCCGACTCCCGAGATGGTCGCCTCCACCCGCGCCATGCTCGGGCTGGATCAGCCGTTATGGATGCAGTACGCCCACTGGCTATGGCGGGCGCTACAGCTAGACTTCGGCCTCTCCTACGCCACCCAGCGCCCGGTGTTGGATGACGTGCTGGGCTTCCTGCCCGCGACGCTGTTATTGGCGGGGGCGGCCCTGCTGCTGATCCTACTCATCTCGATTCCGCTGGGGATCTGGGCGGCGCGCCATCGCGATCGCCTGCCAGACTTCATCGTCCGGCTGATCGCCTTCCTCGGTGTCTCGATGCCGAACTTCTGGTTGGCCTTCCTGCTGGTGATGCTCTTCGCGGTCTACCTGCAATGGCTGCCGGCGATGGGCTACGGCAGCTGGCGTCATCTGATCCTGCCCGCCGCCTCGATCGCCTTCATGTCGCTGGCGATCAATGCCCGCCTACTGCGCGCCAGCATGCTGGAGGTCGCCGGCCAGCGCCACGTCACGTGGGCGCGGCTGCGCGGGCTGGATCGCCGCCAGACCGAGCGGCGTCACATCCTGCGCAACGCCGCGCTGCCCATCGTCACCGCCGTCGGGATGCACATCGGCGAGCTGATCGGCGGCACGATGATCATCGAAAACATCTTTGCCTGGCCCGGCGTCGGCCGCTATGCCGTGTCGGCCATCTTCAATCGCGACTATCCGGTGATCCAGTGCTTCACCCTGATCATGGTGGTGGTCTTTGTGCTCTGTAACCTGGCGGTCGACCTACTGAACGCCGCGCTCGATCCACGTATTCGCCGTCACGAGGGGGCACCGGCATGA